From a single Oligoflexus sp. genomic region:
- a CDS encoding ATP-binding protein has product MTTSSRQGEKERTCFHVALISWALAALGMIWAVSFNISTYHTAMLEAREYQKDKAQEMATQLRSYFYVATQLAESLQVFVEHYEGHDKKQIEQYLDYFLASAPPNFIYGTGIWWEPFAFDPAVEHFGPYAYRSEPGASRILTYEWNTAAYDYHSQFWYRAAVSEEVMVTDPYLDKGVAYISLMKTFHDLKTGQKKGVISVDMVVAQMQKILLDIKTRPSDILMILGKTGHVIAHSAPEELMKQARARHPELRIERMLDVGRADAMAGHEEHLTHSNALTRLGWTVVIISQPDELLADYHKSRLVIALAAGVYLMIVMLGYFTICYFLRSLERQRENFLYTEKMASLGEMAGSIAHEINNPLAIIQGAAQKLQIRLRHEELNREDLKQTVHMILKTSERIARIIRSLRFVARDGSTDPFVNTSIRSIVDETLALCDSRLKNENVCLDASAVPVDLSCVCRGVQISQVLINLINNAVDAIRDRPEKWIRIEASLQAGMIRIAVTDSGPGIPKELADKIMKPFFTTKGVGKGTGLGLSISRGIAHAHGGDLELDEGSPHTRFVLVLPQAHESLQTA; this is encoded by the coding sequence ATGACGACGTCGTCAAGGCAAGGAGAAAAAGAGCGCACGTGCTTTCACGTAGCCCTCATCAGCTGGGCATTGGCAGCGCTCGGTATGATATGGGCCGTCAGCTTCAATATCTCCACCTATCACACGGCCATGCTCGAAGCCCGCGAATACCAGAAAGACAAGGCCCAGGAGATGGCAACCCAGCTTCGCAGCTACTTTTATGTGGCGACCCAGCTGGCGGAAAGTTTGCAGGTCTTCGTGGAGCATTACGAAGGCCACGATAAAAAGCAGATTGAACAGTATCTTGATTATTTCCTGGCCAGCGCTCCCCCGAATTTCATTTACGGCACGGGAATCTGGTGGGAGCCCTTTGCGTTTGATCCTGCCGTGGAGCACTTTGGTCCATACGCCTATCGCAGTGAGCCCGGAGCCTCGCGCATCCTCACCTATGAATGGAATACCGCTGCCTACGACTATCATAGTCAATTCTGGTATCGCGCCGCGGTCAGTGAAGAGGTGATGGTCACTGATCCTTATCTGGATAAGGGCGTGGCGTATATCTCGCTGATGAAGACTTTCCACGATCTGAAAACCGGGCAAAAAAAAGGCGTGATCTCGGTGGATATGGTCGTGGCGCAGATGCAGAAGATTCTGCTGGATATCAAAACCCGGCCATCGGATATCCTGATGATCCTGGGAAAAACGGGGCATGTGATCGCTCACTCCGCACCTGAGGAACTGATGAAGCAGGCTCGGGCACGGCATCCTGAACTCAGGATTGAACGCATGCTGGACGTCGGGCGGGCTGATGCCATGGCCGGTCACGAGGAGCATCTGACCCATTCCAATGCTCTGACCAGGCTCGGCTGGACCGTTGTCATCATCAGTCAGCCCGATGAGCTTTTAGCGGACTATCATAAATCCCGCCTCGTGATTGCTCTGGCGGCCGGGGTTTATCTTATGATCGTGATGCTCGGATATTTTACGATCTGCTATTTTCTGCGCTCGCTGGAAAGGCAGCGGGAGAACTTTCTCTATACGGAAAAGATGGCCTCGCTCGGCGAGATGGCTGGCAGCATCGCACATGAAATCAATAACCCCCTGGCCATCATCCAAGGGGCGGCGCAGAAGCTTCAGATTCGCCTGCGGCACGAGGAATTGAATCGCGAGGATCTCAAACAGACCGTCCACATGATACTCAAAACCTCCGAGCGCATCGCCCGCATTATCCGCAGTCTGCGATTCGTGGCCCGCGATGGCAGCACCGATCCCTTCGTGAATACCAGCATTCGCAGCATTGTGGATGAAACGCTGGCGCTCTGTGATTCCCGCTTGAAGAATGAGAATGTCTGCCTCGATGCGAGTGCGGTGCCCGTGGACCTTTCGTGCGTGTGCCGGGGCGTCCAGATCTCGCAGGTTCTAATCAACCTCATCAATAACGCAGTGGATGCGATTCGGGATCGACCTGAAAAGTGGATCCGTATCGAAGCGAGTCTGCAGGCGGGAATGATTCGCATCGCGGTGACGGATTCAGGGCCGGGCATTCCGAAAGAGCTGGCCGATAAAATCATGAAACCATTTTTCACCACCAAGGGCGTGGGCAAGGGAACCGGGCTCGGACTGTCCATTTCCCGTGGGATCGCGCACGCGCATGGTGGCGATTTGGAGTTGGATGAGGGCTCGCCCCACACGCGCTTCGTGCTGGTTCTTCCTCAGGCGCATGAGAGTTTGCAGACAGCTTGA
- a CDS encoding Hpt domain-containing protein: protein MGHNWTKPFEKFMEFCGIRMDGYPSIQEFWFARSSFLFTNIGLIVALSYMGLYLGTGAYAAALSIGSLAVILLLTHPLHWYGKTRLLAYINLAATSFGLAGVALHLGGIRSSVACWLLGTAPGIAALLFRRVKEIVLLTLFAMILYAGIFLLELQNYPIHQTPFPEGSPADSLFTFLTFMSYAIFICIALSIFAFSQKKLYEALQRTKEKGEATAENIKAMFHFMEQVMFTVDASLGISNQNEQQFSLVLGSDVKGLGDFLARSSLPGDQEAMVKNIIQACIGEGMESFEFNAHHLPARLHYRKQPDAAPQVLNLQWTPVMRGTLIRAILIAIRDSTNAELDQAREEEAHIRNSFLLALLKAPAAIVRLTIADMVALERRLDAALSAERMDLLGLKSLVHTLKGNARSFGLKVITERCHALENRLQAFPNLDDPGVKELVMKLRSDLVLFVTIYQEDLASRRSEAVQIPREAVQIPHESRCEDVVQILKNDLEKISAELGKPTPDLLWNDGNVSLCDEQISMLINVLGHLIRNSCDHGIEEADERRARQKPLHGHILIDLEREQDGYVIKFRDDGRGLHLNKIRQRLGVPLQVPWDDERLARTIFEPEFTTKDAVSCISGRGIGMTAVVDELSSLQGGISIEFTAPEEGGFRPFMLLLRWPFRKAA from the coding sequence ATGGGTCATAACTGGACGAAGCCTTTCGAAAAATTCATGGAATTCTGCGGTATCCGCATGGATGGCTATCCCAGTATCCAGGAGTTTTGGTTCGCCCGGTCCTCTTTCCTTTTCACCAACATTGGTCTGATCGTTGCCCTGAGCTACATGGGACTTTACCTGGGAACGGGAGCCTATGCCGCCGCGCTTTCCATCGGCAGCCTCGCTGTGATCCTCTTGCTGACGCATCCCCTTCATTGGTACGGGAAAACCCGTCTTCTGGCTTATATCAACCTTGCCGCGACAAGTTTCGGGCTGGCCGGGGTCGCTCTGCATCTTGGGGGGATCCGATCCAGCGTCGCCTGCTGGCTTCTGGGAACGGCTCCTGGCATTGCCGCGTTGCTCTTCCGTCGGGTGAAAGAGATCGTGCTCCTGACCCTTTTCGCGATGATTTTGTATGCCGGTATCTTTCTTCTGGAACTCCAGAACTATCCCATTCACCAGACCCCTTTTCCTGAAGGCTCGCCCGCCGATTCCCTTTTCACCTTCCTTACGTTCATGAGCTACGCGATCTTCATCTGCATCGCCCTCTCGATTTTTGCGTTCTCGCAGAAAAAATTGTACGAGGCGCTGCAAAGGACCAAGGAAAAAGGCGAAGCCACGGCGGAGAATATCAAGGCCATGTTTCATTTCATGGAGCAGGTCATGTTCACGGTGGATGCCAGCCTCGGGATCTCCAACCAGAATGAGCAGCAGTTCAGCCTCGTGCTGGGTTCGGACGTTAAAGGTTTGGGCGATTTCCTGGCCCGGTCCTCGCTGCCCGGTGATCAGGAGGCCATGGTGAAAAACATCATCCAGGCTTGTATCGGTGAAGGGATGGAATCCTTCGAATTCAACGCCCATCATCTGCCTGCTCGGCTGCATTACCGCAAGCAGCCTGATGCCGCGCCGCAGGTCCTGAACCTTCAATGGACGCCGGTCATGCGCGGGACGCTGATTCGGGCTATTTTAATAGCCATCCGGGATAGCACGAACGCGGAACTGGATCAGGCTCGTGAAGAGGAAGCCCACATCCGCAATAGCTTTCTCCTTGCTCTTCTGAAAGCCCCGGCTGCGATCGTGCGGCTGACGATCGCCGATATGGTGGCGCTCGAACGCAGGCTCGATGCCGCCCTCAGCGCGGAACGCATGGATCTGCTTGGCCTGAAAAGCCTGGTTCACACTCTGAAGGGCAATGCCCGGTCCTTTGGTCTTAAGGTCATTACCGAACGCTGTCATGCGCTCGAAAACCGTTTGCAGGCGTTTCCGAACCTTGATGATCCCGGCGTGAAAGAACTCGTCATGAAACTCCGCTCGGATCTGGTCCTCTTCGTCACGATTTACCAGGAAGACCTTGCGTCCCGCCGAAGCGAGGCTGTGCAGATTCCTCGTGAGGCTGTGCAGATTCCTCATGAAAGCAGGTGCGAGGATGTCGTCCAGATTCTAAAAAATGACCTGGAAAAGATCTCCGCGGAGTTGGGCAAGCCGACGCCAGACCTTTTGTGGAACGATGGCAATGTTTCTCTCTGCGACGAGCAGATCAGTATGCTCATCAATGTCCTCGGGCATCTGATTCGGAATAGCTGCGATCATGGGATTGAAGAGGCCGATGAGCGAAGGGCAAGGCAAAAGCCCTTGCATGGCCATATCTTGATCGACCTGGAGAGGGAGCAGGATGGTTACGTGATCAAGTTCAGGGATGACGGACGCGGGCTTCACCTGAATAAAATACGGCAGCGACTTGGGGTGCCCCTTCAGGTTCCCTGGGATGACGAGCGGCTGGCCCGCACGATTTTCGAACCTGAATTCACAACGAAGGATGCTGTCAGCTGCATATCGGGGCGCGGCATCGGTATGACGGCTGTCGTCGACGAGCTGAGTTCCCTCCAGGGCGGAATTTCGATTGAATTCACAGCCCCGGAAGAGGGTGGCTTCCGACCCTTCATGCTTCTTTTGAGATGGCCTTTCCGAAAAGCCGCTTGA
- a CDS encoding NAD(P)H-dependent oxidoreductase has product MNLIELLNWRYAAKKMNPEKVVPQDKLDRILESIRLTATSSGLQPYEVLVITNKAVREDIKKIAWNQGQVTDSSHLLVFAAWDDYTPERINMMFDLTNELRGFKNEGWENYRQSLLNTYPQRGPQVNFEHAARQTYIALGTALIAAAAEGVDTTPMEGFDPKALDEILDLRAKGLRSVTILPLGYRQADGDWLVNLKKIRRSRETFVTEIP; this is encoded by the coding sequence ATGAACCTCATCGAACTTCTGAATTGGCGATATGCAGCGAAGAAAATGAACCCTGAAAAAGTCGTACCCCAGGACAAGCTCGATCGCATCCTCGAATCCATTCGTCTGACGGCGACATCCAGCGGCCTTCAGCCTTACGAAGTCCTGGTCATCACCAACAAGGCCGTGCGGGAAGACATCAAAAAAATCGCCTGGAATCAGGGCCAGGTGACTGATAGCTCCCACCTTCTGGTTTTCGCCGCATGGGATGACTACACGCCTGAACGCATCAACATGATGTTTGATCTGACCAATGAGTTGCGTGGATTTAAAAATGAAGGCTGGGAAAATTATCGGCAATCCTTGCTGAACACCTATCCGCAGCGCGGTCCTCAGGTGAACTTCGAGCATGCTGCACGCCAGACCTATATCGCCCTCGGCACAGCCTTGATCGCTGCCGCCGCAGAAGGCGTCGATACCACACCGATGGAAGGCTTCGATCCTAAAGCCCTGGACGAAATCCTCGACCTGCGTGCCAAAGGACTTCGCAGCGTCACGATCCTGCCGCTTGGTTATCGTCAGGCGGACGGTGACTGGCTCGTGAATTTGAAAAAGATCCGCCGCTCGCGAGAGACGTTTGTGACCGAAATCCCCTGA
- a CDS encoding LysR family transcriptional regulator, whose protein sequence is MNLGSKDLNLLFVFQVLMEERNVSRAAKRLKLSQPAVSNALSRLRRDFSDPLLVRSSKGMAPTPTALRIWPQVQVFCEKATSIFARETFDVSAQESAFRVATTDYFELVFLADILSFLRAEAPRMTLVMRPTTGTLPVSEMEAGLIDFAAGGFFGDLPEGFHSVELFKETYSCVVRKGHPLMKKGLDLATFAKMDHILVTLHGDLHGVVDRVLDRHKLKRKVVAGVMSFHSPLPIVEASDTIATIPTRIALLGSERYNVLSLPPPIDIPGFSVKLVWHARTHSSRPHAWMRETLRRLIRQATEVEPSPQT, encoded by the coding sequence ATGAATCTTGGCAGTAAGGATTTGAACCTCCTCTTCGTGTTTCAGGTCCTGATGGAAGAACGGAATGTGTCGCGGGCGGCCAAACGTTTGAAGCTCTCGCAGCCCGCGGTGAGCAATGCCCTTTCCCGGCTGCGGCGTGATTTCAGCGACCCGCTTCTGGTCCGATCCAGCAAGGGGATGGCACCGACTCCGACCGCTCTTCGCATCTGGCCTCAGGTGCAGGTCTTCTGTGAGAAGGCCACCTCGATCTTCGCCCGGGAAACCTTCGATGTCAGCGCTCAGGAAAGCGCCTTCCGCGTGGCCACGACTGACTATTTCGAGCTGGTGTTTCTTGCCGATATCCTCAGCTTTCTGCGGGCCGAGGCGCCGCGCATGACGCTTGTGATGAGGCCAACCACGGGTACCCTGCCGGTCAGTGAAATGGAAGCAGGACTGATCGACTTTGCGGCCGGCGGTTTTTTCGGCGATCTGCCGGAAGGCTTTCATAGTGTGGAACTCTTCAAGGAAACCTACAGCTGCGTCGTGCGCAAGGGGCATCCCCTTATGAAAAAGGGCCTTGATCTGGCGACCTTTGCCAAAATGGATCATATCCTCGTCACGCTGCATGGTGATCTGCACGGCGTGGTCGATCGTGTTCTGGATCGTCATAAACTCAAAAGAAAAGTCGTGGCCGGTGTGATGAGCTTTCACAGTCCTCTGCCCATCGTTGAAGCCTCCGACACGATCGCCACGATTCCCACGCGCATTGCGCTTTTGGGCAGCGAACGCTATAACGTTCTCAGTCTGCCGCCGCCGATTGATATACCGGGATTTTCCGTGAAACTCGTATGGCACGCCCGGACCCACAGCAGCCGTCCGCACGCCTGGATGCGCGAGACTCTGCGGCGCCTGATCCGCCAGGCCACGGAAGTCGAGCCCTCACCTCAAACTTGA
- a CDS encoding patatin-like phospholipase family protein — MSGGGARGAYQAGVVKALAELCTDMGRPDAFTVITGVSAGAINASFLAARHESFVWSAKKLTDLWCQLNINQIFRTDLRSFGNIGWNLATDIITSGSFGTKRANYLLDTTPLFKYLTDHIDFSNIQHNLETGLIDALALSATDYATSTNITFVSSAKPYTDWHRTRRVSQPSGITLNHVCASAAIPLFFAPVAIDGQYFGDGCLRNTAPLSPAIHLHAENILVIGVQHTPPGEPQVPVQHNVPSIARILSVLLNSVLLDGVAIDVERLRRINNTLSFVPEAERQKSQLRSINCLHISPTEDISAIAYQEYEKLPRSIRYLVGGLGSKDDAGNLVSYLLFVPSYCERLADLGYNDAMNRRQEIEDFIQNAVSSTETSESVG; from the coding sequence ATGTCCGGTGGCGGAGCGCGCGGCGCGTATCAAGCGGGTGTGGTCAAAGCTCTGGCAGAACTGTGCACAGATATGGGACGGCCGGATGCGTTCACCGTCATCACAGGCGTCAGCGCGGGCGCCATCAACGCCAGCTTCCTGGCCGCAAGGCATGAAAGCTTTGTGTGGTCCGCGAAAAAACTCACGGATCTTTGGTGTCAGCTGAACATCAACCAAATCTTCCGCACCGATCTGCGTTCCTTCGGCAATATCGGTTGGAATCTGGCCACCGACATCATCACCAGCGGTTCCTTCGGCACCAAGCGCGCCAACTACCTGCTCGATACGACCCCACTTTTCAAGTACCTGACCGATCACATCGACTTCTCCAACATCCAGCATAATCTGGAAACGGGCCTTATAGATGCCCTGGCCCTCTCGGCCACCGATTACGCGACCTCGACGAACATCACCTTCGTCAGCAGCGCCAAGCCCTACACGGACTGGCATCGCACGCGGCGCGTCAGCCAGCCTTCGGGCATCACTCTGAATCACGTCTGCGCGTCCGCGGCGATTCCGCTTTTCTTTGCGCCGGTCGCCATCGACGGTCAATACTTCGGCGACGGCTGCCTCAGGAATACCGCCCCGCTCAGTCCCGCGATTCACCTGCACGCGGAAAACATACTCGTCATCGGCGTCCAGCACACGCCACCCGGTGAGCCTCAGGTTCCCGTGCAGCACAACGTCCCGAGCATTGCCCGTATTTTAAGCGTTTTGCTGAATTCCGTCTTGCTCGACGGTGTGGCCATCGACGTGGAACGCCTGCGCCGCATCAACAATACCCTCAGCTTTGTCCCCGAAGCCGAAAGGCAGAAATCCCAGCTGCGTTCCATCAACTGCCTGCACATCAGCCCGACCGAGGACATCAGCGCGATCGCCTATCAGGAATACGAAAAGCTCCCGCGCTCCATCCGCTATCTCGTCGGCGGCCTCGGGTCCAAGGACGACGCCGGCAACCTCGTCAGCTATCTCCTCTTCGTTCCGAGTTACTGCGAACGTTTGGCGGATTTGGGCTATAACGATGCGATGAACCGGCGGCAGGAAATCGAGGACTTCATTCAGAATGCGGTCAGTTCCACCGAGACCTCGGAAAGCGTGGGCTGA